A single genomic interval of Leptospira sp. WS60.C2 harbors:
- the pyk gene encoding pyruvate kinase gives MPAIEQLRARKTKIVCTIGPATASKEMIRSLALAGMNIARINMSHGDHEFHRKIIRIIKSLNKDELHKQPISILLDTQGPEIRTGDVQNDLHLKVGETFTFHIIPGMEAEAQSVFVNYRDIVKDLKVGDKVTVDNGLINLAVQEIRENELICTVLDGGKLGSRKHINLPGIRVNIPSITPKDLKDILFGLEEDIDFVALSFVRSKDDVLQLREIIDEKKHHAQIIAKIEDQEGLKNLDEIIKTSDGIMVARGDLGVEIEIEELPIVQRRIIKRCQEEGKRVIVATHLLESMIHNPSPTRAEVTDVANAVYEEADAIMLSGETAMGKFPVRCVEMLDKIARRMEMSINLGLAAQRKPKDQKEEMARSAANLADSMQAHAIIAITRRGITANNLASFHPRYPIVHAFTNMTSVRRKLWLTRGVIPYRVDFSSDPEKTIKLAIQTLVNNGYLQMGEKVVILSDIIAGEERVETIQVREVK, from the coding sequence TCACGAGTTTCACAGAAAAATCATTCGAATTATCAAGTCTCTTAACAAAGATGAATTACACAAACAACCGATTTCGATCCTACTTGATACACAGGGCCCAGAGATTCGAACAGGGGATGTCCAAAACGATTTACACTTAAAAGTGGGTGAAACATTTACCTTCCACATCATTCCTGGGATGGAAGCAGAAGCGCAAAGTGTCTTCGTTAACTATCGTGATATCGTAAAAGATTTGAAGGTAGGAGATAAAGTCACTGTTGATAACGGACTCATCAACCTTGCAGTGCAAGAGATTCGTGAAAACGAACTTATTTGTACTGTGTTAGATGGTGGAAAATTGGGTTCCAGAAAACATATCAACTTGCCTGGAATCAGGGTGAACATTCCTTCTATCACTCCCAAGGATCTTAAAGATATCCTCTTTGGATTAGAAGAGGATATCGACTTTGTTGCCTTATCTTTTGTGCGTTCTAAGGATGACGTTTTACAACTCCGTGAGATCATTGATGAGAAAAAACACCATGCACAAATTATCGCAAAGATAGAAGACCAAGAAGGGCTTAAAAATTTAGATGAAATTATCAAAACTTCTGATGGCATTATGGTCGCTCGAGGTGATTTGGGTGTTGAGATAGAAATTGAAGAACTCCCGATTGTCCAAAGGCGAATCATCAAACGTTGCCAAGAAGAAGGGAAACGAGTCATTGTAGCTACGCATTTACTCGAATCGATGATTCACAATCCATCTCCGACTAGAGCTGAGGTAACGGATGTTGCCAACGCAGTGTATGAAGAAGCTGATGCAATTATGCTTTCTGGAGAAACAGCGATGGGGAAGTTCCCTGTGCGTTGTGTGGAGATGTTAGATAAAATTGCCCGTCGTATGGAAATGTCGATTAACCTTGGCCTTGCGGCACAAAGAAAACCAAAAGACCAAAAAGAAGAGATGGCAAGGTCGGCTGCTAATTTGGCTGATTCCATGCAAGCTCATGCAATCATTGCTATCACAAGACGAGGGATTACTGCTAATAATTTGGCTTCGTTTCATCCAAGATACCCAATTGTCCATGCGTTTACAAACATGACTTCTGTTAGGCGAAAGTTGTGGCTAACACGTGGGGTCATTCCATACCGAGTCGATTTTTCCTCAGATCCTGAAAAAACAATCAAACTTGCTATCCAAACACTTGTTAACAATGGCTATTTGCAAATGGGGGAGAAGGTGGTGATTTTGTCCGACATCATAGCGGGTGAAGAACGGGTCGAAACCATCCAAGTACGCGAAGTCAAATAA